In one window of Macadamia integrifolia cultivar HAES 741 chromosome 2, SCU_Mint_v3, whole genome shotgun sequence DNA:
- the LOC122070436 gene encoding UDP-galactose transporter 1, with translation MEESPLCQWSMIRALLSILQWWGFNVTVIIMNKWIFQKLDFKYPLSVSCIHFICSAVGAYLVIKVLKLKPLIEVNPEDRWRRIFPMSFVFCINIVLGNVSLRYIPVSFMQTIKSFTPATTVVLQWLVWRKYFDWQIWASLVPIVGGILLTSVTELNFNIFGFCAALFGCLATSTKTILAESLLHGYKFDSINTVYYMAPFATMILAVPALLLEGSGVMDWFHTHESVGSSLVIIFSSGVLAFCLNFSIFYVIHSTAAVTFNVAGNLKVAVAIIVSWLIFHNPISALNAVGCAVTLIGCTFYGYVRHKLSQQPPGTPRAPRTPRNRMEMIPLVNEKFDDKV, from the exons ATGGAGGAGAGCCCGTTGTGTCAGTGGAGCATGATTCGAGCACTTCTCTCCATTCTCCAGTGGTGGGGCTTCAATGTTACTGTGATTATCATGAACAAATGGATCTTTCAG AAATTGGATTTTAAGTATCCTCTGTCAGTGTCCTGcattcattttatctgctcagcTGTTGGAGCATACTTGGTAATCAAGGTACTGAAGCTTAAGCCATTGATAGAGGTTAATCCTGAAGACCGTTGGAGGAGGATATTCCCTATGTCATTTGTGTTCTGTATCAACATTGTACTGGGGAATGTGAGCTTACGATATATTCCAGTTTCTTTTATGCAGACTATAAAATCATTCACCCCTGCAACAACAG TTGTCCTGCAGTGGCTAGTTTGGAGGAAATACTTTGACTGGCAAATTTGGGCTTCTTTGGTACCCATTGTTGGAGGAATTCTTCTCACCTCTGTTACTGAGCTTAATTTCAACATATTTGGATTTTGTGCTGCATTATTTGGTTGTCTTGCTACATCCACGAAGACTATACTTGCAGAGTCTCTACTTCATGGATACAAATTTGACAG CATCAACACAGTGTACTATATGGCACCTTTTGCAACTATGATCTTAGCAGTACCAGCACTATTACTTGAAGGTTCTGGGGTCATGGATTGGTTTCATACGCACGAGTCTGTTGGCTCATCGCTTGTCATTATTTTTAGCTCAGGAGTTTTGGCCTTCTGTTTGAACTTTTCCATCTTCTATGTAATTCACTCTACAGCTGCTGTCACTTTCAATGTTGCTGGAAATCTCAAG GTTGCAGTTGCTATTATAGTTTCTTGGTTGATATTTCATAATCCAATTTCAGCTCTGAATGCTGTGGGGTGTGCAGTGACACTCATTGGTTGCACATTCTATGGGTATGTGAGGCACAAGCTTTCCCAACAGCCACCAGGAACTCCAAGAGCACCCCGGACTCCTCGGAATCGGATGGAGATGATTCCTCTTGTAAATGAGAAATTTGATGATAAAGTTTAA
- the LOC122072249 gene encoding purine permease 1-like yields MENPEVGGQCHDEVVNKEDSSIKMMSKGLKRSLLILNITLLILGEAGGPLMMRLYYLHGGKRIWLSSWLETGGWPAMLIPLSISYFYRRRRGKAAGNGGNTKLFFMKPGLFSACSFLGLLTGLVDYMYAFGVSRLPVSTSALIYSTQIAFTAVFSFILVKQKLTSYSINSVVLLIIGAVVLGVHAGGDRRADESNNQYYLGFFMMIAASLLYGFVLPLIELTYKRAKQTITYSLVMEMQMVMSIFATAFCSIGMILNNDFKVIERESREFELRPEGVYYTILAFNAIVWQFFFLGAVGVIFYGSSLLAGIIIASLLPVTEILAVVLYHEKFKVEKGISLALCLWGFTSYFYGEHKQSKKTVELRDDPSDMI; encoded by the exons ATGGAGAATCCAGAAGTTGGTGGGCAATGCCATGATGAAGTGGTTAACAAAGAAGATTCATCAATTAAGATGATGAGCAAAGGGTTGAAGAGATCACTTCTTATTCTAAATATCACTCTTTTGATCCTTGGTGAAGCTGGTGGTCCTTTGATGATGAGGCTTTACTACCTTCATGGTGGCAAGAGAATTTGGTTATCAAGTTGGCTTGAAACAGGTGGTTGGCCGGCCATGTTAATACCTCTTTCAATCTCATACTTTTATCGTCGCCGCCGTGGTAAAGCCGCCGGTAACGGCGGAAATACAAAGCTGTTCTTCATGAAACCAGGTCTTTTTTCTGCTTGCAGCTTTCTAGGCCTCCTCACTGGCTTGGTTGATTATATGTATGCCTTTGGTGTTTCCCGGCTGCCGGTATCCACCTCTGCTCTAATTTATTCCACTCAAATAGCGTTCACGGCGGTCTTCTCATTCATATTAGTTAAGCAAAAGTTGACATCTTATTCAATAAACTCTGTTGTTCTATTAATCATTGGAGCTGTAGTTCTTGGGGTTCATGCTGGAGGTGATAGAAGAGCTGATGAGTCTAACAATCAGTATTACTTGGGTTTCTTTATGATGATTGCAGCTTCTTTGTTATATGGATTTGTGTTACCATTGATAGAACTAACTTACAAGAGAGCTAAGCAGACTATAACATACTCTCTAGTCATGGAGATGCAGATGGTTATGTCTATTTTTGCAACAGCTTTCTGCAGCATAGGGATGATACTGAACAATGACTttaag GTTATTGAAAGAGAGTCAAGAGAATTTGAGCTCAGGCCAGAAGGAGTTTATTACACCATATTGGCATTTAATGCAATTGTTTGGCAATTCTTCTTCTTGGGAGCAGTAGGAGTTATATTCTATGGGTCCTCATTACTTGCTGGGATTATAATTGCATCTCTCCTTCCAGTGACAGAGATCTTAGCTGTTGTATTGTATCATGAAAAGTTCAAAGTTGAGAAGGGGATTTCACTTGCTTTATGCCTTTGGGGTTTCACTTCTTACTTTTATGGTGAGCACAAACAAAGCAAGAAAACTGTAGAATTAAGGGATGACCCTTCTGATATGATATAG